One Syntrophorhabdaceae bacterium DNA segment encodes these proteins:
- a CDS encoding response regulator, with translation MEESILSQKKLLLVDDEPDILAVLEKEILDACPDCKIEKAMNFADAAELLEANEYDLVVLDIMGVRGFDLLEIAVAKRCKVAMLTAHALNPEALKKSHDMGAMAYLPKDKLGEIVPFLEDVLQYDYRSGWKGLMGKLGDYYTRKFGSSEWKDQFQW, from the coding sequence ATGGAAGAATCAATTCTGAGTCAGAAGAAGCTGCTTCTCGTTGACGATGAACCGGATATTCTGGCAGTCCTTGAAAAGGAAATACTCGACGCGTGTCCTGACTGCAAAATCGAGAAGGCGATGAATTTTGCAGATGCAGCGGAGCTTCTCGAGGCGAATGAATACGATCTCGTTGTTCTCGATATTATGGGCGTCCGCGGGTTCGATTTGCTCGAAATCGCCGTTGCGAAAAGATGTAAGGTTGCCATGCTCACGGCCCATGCCCTGAATCCTGAGGCGCTGAAGAAATCCCACGATATGGGTGCGATGGCCTATTTGCCGAAGGATAAACTGGGCGAGATAGTTCCTTTTCTTGAAGATGTTCTCCAGTATGACTACCGATCGGGATGGAAAGGGCTCATGGGGAAACTTGGGGATTACTACACCAGAAAGTTTGGATCTTCTGAGTGGAAAGACCAGTTCCAGTGGTGA
- a CDS encoding 4Fe-4S binding protein: MSEPEFDLAELKKVGMIQQKQKEYFALRLHAVGGDFTADQMRKVIEVAETYGKGRIHLSTRQGIEIHFVHHTNLEKARKELESSGITMGACGPRIRIVTACPGEATCKFGIIETKEVAQYLDSTYFRQDTPYKFKLAVTGCPHNCAKANENDIGVMGGIIPVWNEATCGDCMVCVNVCPTGAMGKVGDGYVIESKRCINCGICASQCPTGAWSVLERGYILWLGGTLGKLPRLATRLPGLISQKEKLYEMIERAIGYYRREGRKKERFGHTLERMGVEKALQEIVR, from the coding sequence ATGAGTGAACCAGAATTTGACCTTGCAGAGTTAAAAAAAGTCGGGATGATTCAGCAGAAACAGAAAGAATACTTTGCCTTGAGGCTTCATGCGGTGGGAGGCGATTTTACGGCTGACCAGATGAGGAAAGTGATTGAGGTGGCGGAAACCTATGGCAAAGGTCGCATCCATCTGTCGACGAGGCAGGGCATCGAGATTCACTTCGTCCATCACACCAACCTGGAGAAAGCCCGCAAAGAACTCGAATCGTCCGGTATCACTATGGGCGCGTGCGGTCCCCGTATCCGGATCGTGACAGCTTGTCCCGGAGAAGCGACCTGTAAATTCGGTATCATAGAAACGAAGGAGGTTGCTCAGTACCTTGACAGTACGTATTTCCGGCAAGACACACCGTACAAGTTCAAATTAGCCGTCACCGGCTGCCCTCACAATTGCGCCAAGGCAAACGAGAACGACATCGGCGTTATGGGTGGCATCATACCGGTGTGGAATGAGGCTACCTGCGGTGACTGTATGGTCTGTGTGAACGTCTGTCCTACCGGCGCCATGGGCAAGGTGGGCGACGGCTACGTCATAGAATCGAAACGATGCATTAATTGCGGCATCTGCGCATCGCAGTGCCCCACTGGGGCATGGTCTGTTCTTGAGAGGGGCTATATTCTCTGGCTGGGAGGCACGCTGGGTAAGTTACCGCGACTCGCAACGAGATTACCCGGACTCATCTCTCAGAAAGAAAAGCTCTACGAGATGATCGAAAGGGCGATTGGGTATTACAGGAGAGAGGGACGCAAGAAGGAGAGATTCGGACATACTTTGGAGCGTATGGGAGTGGAAAAGGCACTGCAGGAGATTGTAAGATAG
- a CDS encoding metallophosphoesterase, which yields MKKLFCVHRQSVWALALAIVVTGWVTGASAKPWKFGVMGDTQWTTADPAGTNPYTVPVSIIDQVEQQFINAGVKFVIEVGDLTDDGNDISETTRANAAQALYNAGIGFFPMRGNHETYGSGNSYAMPIFKTSYPQTQCVGPHVFGAHDCTSPTLPNPNSTDLLGLSYSFDYGRRGNNARFVIIDPWVTPSVDVNAAGYDFGWSIAQQQGWINDRINKMTRGAEHVFVFSHQPLIAENHQDCMFQGYTNANPSMQNAFYASLQNNGVAYYISGHDHIHQRSLVVSPDSTHSVHEQICASNSSKFYTPKTLDNPSWFGQKSRETSLSQEKYTVGYYIYTVDGPRVTVDYYSDSHGNWLSDANYPDGTNDLVNYPLNVTPVFNFVKKETWGYSQNGKEILVAQGGSYVLTDDTLKALLNGEGGYVGTKAQILNGTNNSTARDGSLNTTGGVGRELTKAVDTGWAPRNEDTISDIFFLWGLGELGATTTDTYAVSVSFEPRMVREGVKHVFLATRDGHGHWVKAGNNFVVGPYESHYSVGTYGVDPKTKTAWAVTNQVGGEFAVMQGYPEHEKWERGDHFEDKMF from the coding sequence ATGAAGAAACTATTTTGTGTGCATAGGCAGAGCGTTTGGGCGCTTGCACTGGCCATTGTGGTGACCGGCTGGGTAACAGGCGCGTCAGCGAAACCATGGAAGTTTGGCGTTATGGGGGATACACAGTGGACAACTGCCGATCCCGCCGGTACAAATCCCTACACCGTGCCCGTTTCTATTATTGACCAGGTTGAGCAGCAGTTCATCAATGCAGGCGTGAAGTTCGTAATCGAGGTAGGCGACCTCACAGATGATGGAAACGACATTTCCGAAACGACCCGTGCGAACGCGGCACAGGCCCTGTATAACGCAGGCATAGGCTTCTTCCCGATGCGTGGAAACCACGAGACCTACGGCTCCGGAAACAGTTATGCCATGCCCATTTTTAAAACAAGTTACCCGCAGACGCAGTGCGTGGGCCCTCACGTTTTTGGCGCGCATGACTGCACCAGCCCTACCCTTCCCAACCCCAATTCCACCGACCTTCTCGGCTTGAGCTACAGCTTTGACTACGGCCGTAGAGGAAACAACGCCCGCTTTGTCATTATCGACCCCTGGGTAACCCCGAGCGTGGATGTCAATGCCGCCGGCTATGATTTCGGGTGGTCCATCGCGCAACAGCAGGGGTGGATTAACGACCGCATCAACAAGATGACCCGGGGCGCCGAGCATGTATTCGTTTTCTCTCACCAGCCGCTCATCGCGGAGAACCATCAGGATTGCATGTTTCAGGGTTACACCAACGCCAATCCATCCATGCAGAATGCGTTCTATGCCAGCTTGCAAAATAACGGCGTAGCATACTACATTTCGGGTCATGACCACATCCATCAGCGCTCGCTCGTCGTGAGCCCAGACAGCACTCACAGCGTCCACGAGCAGATCTGCGCCTCAAACAGCAGCAAGTTCTACACACCCAAGACATTGGACAATCCCAGCTGGTTCGGCCAGAAGTCCCGTGAGACCTCCCTTTCCCAGGAGAAGTATACGGTCGGCTACTACATCTACACGGTCGACGGCCCTCGTGTGACGGTCGACTACTATTCCGACAGCCATGGCAACTGGCTCTCAGATGCGAATTATCCTGATGGTACGAACGATCTGGTCAATTATCCGCTTAACGTCACGCCCGTCTTCAACTTCGTGAAGAAAGAAACGTGGGGTTACAGCCAGAACGGCAAAGAGATCCTTGTGGCTCAGGGCGGGAGCTACGTCCTGACCGATGACACGTTGAAGGCTCTCTTAAACGGAGAGGGTGGCTATGTAGGCACTAAGGCACAGATCCTCAATGGCACCAACAACAGCACGGCAAGAGACGGCAGCCTCAATACCACAGGCGGCGTGGGTCGAGAACTGACCAAAGCAGTCGATACCGGATGGGCCCCGAGAAACGAAGATACTATCAGTGACATATTCTTTCTGTGGGGGCTCGGTGAACTCGGCGCCACCACCACCGATACGTATGCGGTGTCCGTCTCCTTCGAGCCGAGAATGGTGCGAGAAGGCGTAAAACATGTGTTTCTCGCCACCAGGGATGGTCACGGCCACTGGGTAAAAGCAGGCAATAACTTCGTGGTTGGTCCGTACGAGTCGCACTACTCAGTCGGTACCTATGGCGTCGATCCCAAGACCAAGACGGCCTGGGCCGTAACTAACCAGGTGGGTGGGGAATTCGCCGTTATGCAGGGGTACCCTGAACACGAGAAATGGGAACGCGGCGATCACTTCGAAGACAAGATGTTTTAA